From a region of the Argiope bruennichi chromosome 8, qqArgBrue1.1, whole genome shotgun sequence genome:
- the LOC129981480 gene encoding DNA repair protein RAD51 homolog 3-like isoform X1, whose product MSRDLTTYPISQNARFKLLSSGFLTKEDLNGFKPNELACETGLSVQEALDVLDIVFPTPSSNSASEVLSCSAFDVLLDEKSRSPITTSCKSFDFILNGGIPMKKITELCGCPGAGKTQMCMQLCVNVQIPKSLGGIDGEAFYIDTEGSFMAQRLLQIANASVNECKSKSTDSDVKNFTVEKILKGVYYYPCKSYIELIARVNLLHQFLEKHKKVSLIILDSIAFHFRYGFDGSYSLRARLLNGMVQTLVKVANDHNVAVVLTNQMTTKIHEDGSSNLIPALGESWGHACAIRCILSWSEENRQVHILKSPSMAEARATYTITKNGITDV is encoded by the exons ATGTCAAGAGATTTAACTACGTATCCTATATCTCAGAATGCTCGATTCAAGCTTCTTAGTTCCGGATTTCTTACTAAAGAAGATTTAAATGGCTTCAAACCAAACGAACTTGCTTGTG aaacagGTTTGTCTGTCCAAGAAGCTTTAGATGTTTTAGATATTGTATTTCCCACACCATCTTCAAATTCAGCTTCTGAGGTGCTAAGTTGCAGTGCTTTTGATGTTTTATTAGATGAAAAGTCTCGATCACCAATAACAACTTCTTGTAAATCATTTGATTTCATCTTAAATGGAGGAATACCTATGAAGAAAATAACAGAGCTTTGTGGATGCCCTGGTGCTGGAAAAACTCAAATGTg TATGCAACTTTGTGTAAATGTGCAGATTCCAAAATCTCTCGGTGGTATTGATGGAGAAGCATTTTATATTGATACTGAAGGCAGTTTTATGGCTCAAAGGTTACTTCAAATTGCAAATGCTTCTGTGAATGAATGCAAAAGCAAATCAACAG ATTCTGATGTCAAAAATTTTACCgtcgaaaaaattttaaaaggtgtaTATTATTATCCCTGTAAATCATATATTGAATTGATTGCTAGAGTAAATCTTTTACATCAGTTTCTTGAAAAGCATAAAAAG gTTTCCTTAATAATATTGGATAGTATAGCATTTCATTTTCGTTATGGTTTTGATGGAAGTTATTCTCTGCGGGCTAGACTTTTAAATGGAATGGTGCAGACATTAGTTAAAGTTGCTAATGACCATAATGTTGCt GTGGTTCTTACAAACCAAATGACAACAAAAATACATGAAGATGGCAGCTCTAATTTAATACCAGCTCTTGGAGAGAGCTGGGGACATGCTTGTGCCATTCGTTGCATACTGTCATGGAGTGAAGAAAATAGACAAGTTCATATATTGAAATCTCCATCTATGGCTGAAGCAAGAGCTACTTATACTATTAca aaaaatggaaTCACAGAtgtttaa
- the LOC129980624 gene encoding dynein axonemal heavy chain 10-like, with translation MKIEDSVPPCEAFFENARMNMEVKVQKMVGIYSSLEPLLKKLEMISCRTSSGRAPQMREYYYACEEKILKSLTKMMLLNLEYFKDEVMEQFLYPYVDAAFQSKDELITSSIIRIKLIFLTFMKSAMESTRKLKRWLDGTCIESKPFHITDKKIQMEFSYYLDLSMHPQIKKLVLVILSNFFAYVDKQKSE, from the exons ATGAAGATTGAAGATTCGGTGCCCCCTTGCGAG GCATTCTTTGAAAATGCCAGAATGAACATGGAAGTTAAGGTCCAAAAAATGGTTGGCATTTATTCTTCGCTGGAACCTTTGCTGAAGAAACTAGAAATGATTTCTTGCAGAACTTCATCTGGAAGAGCACCCCAAATGAGAGAATACTATTATGCTTGtgaagaaaagatattaaaatctttaacaaaa ATGATGCTATTAAATTTGGAGTACTTCAAAGATGAAGTAATGGAACAATTTTTATATCCATATGTAGATGCAGCATTTCAATCCAAAGATGAACTTATTACATCTTCTATCATAAGGATCAAACTTATATTTTTGACTTTCATGAAAAGTGCTATGGAAAG cacaagaaaattaaaaagatggcTGGATGGTACTTGCATTGAATCAAAACCATTTCATATTACAGACAAGAAAATCCAAATGGAATTCTCATATTACCTTGATTTATCTATGCATCCTCAAATCAAGAAGCTTGTTTTGGTGATTCTAAGCAACTTTTTTGCTTATGTGGATaaacaaaaatcagaataa
- the LOC129981480 gene encoding DNA repair protein RAD51 homolog 3-like isoform X2 yields the protein MSRDLTTYPISQNARFKLLSSGFLTKEDLNGFKPNELACGLSVQEALDVLDIVFPTPSSNSASEVLSCSAFDVLLDEKSRSPITTSCKSFDFILNGGIPMKKITELCGCPGAGKTQMCMQLCVNVQIPKSLGGIDGEAFYIDTEGSFMAQRLLQIANASVNECKSKSTDSDVKNFTVEKILKGVYYYPCKSYIELIARVNLLHQFLEKHKKVSLIILDSIAFHFRYGFDGSYSLRARLLNGMVQTLVKVANDHNVAVVLTNQMTTKIHEDGSSNLIPALGESWGHACAIRCILSWSEENRQVHILKSPSMAEARATYTITKNGITDV from the exons ATGTCAAGAGATTTAACTACGTATCCTATATCTCAGAATGCTCGATTCAAGCTTCTTAGTTCCGGATTTCTTACTAAAGAAGATTTAAATGGCTTCAAACCAAACGAACTTGCTTGTG GTTTGTCTGTCCAAGAAGCTTTAGATGTTTTAGATATTGTATTTCCCACACCATCTTCAAATTCAGCTTCTGAGGTGCTAAGTTGCAGTGCTTTTGATGTTTTATTAGATGAAAAGTCTCGATCACCAATAACAACTTCTTGTAAATCATTTGATTTCATCTTAAATGGAGGAATACCTATGAAGAAAATAACAGAGCTTTGTGGATGCCCTGGTGCTGGAAAAACTCAAATGTg TATGCAACTTTGTGTAAATGTGCAGATTCCAAAATCTCTCGGTGGTATTGATGGAGAAGCATTTTATATTGATACTGAAGGCAGTTTTATGGCTCAAAGGTTACTTCAAATTGCAAATGCTTCTGTGAATGAATGCAAAAGCAAATCAACAG ATTCTGATGTCAAAAATTTTACCgtcgaaaaaattttaaaaggtgtaTATTATTATCCCTGTAAATCATATATTGAATTGATTGCTAGAGTAAATCTTTTACATCAGTTTCTTGAAAAGCATAAAAAG gTTTCCTTAATAATATTGGATAGTATAGCATTTCATTTTCGTTATGGTTTTGATGGAAGTTATTCTCTGCGGGCTAGACTTTTAAATGGAATGGTGCAGACATTAGTTAAAGTTGCTAATGACCATAATGTTGCt GTGGTTCTTACAAACCAAATGACAACAAAAATACATGAAGATGGCAGCTCTAATTTAATACCAGCTCTTGGAGAGAGCTGGGGACATGCTTGTGCCATTCGTTGCATACTGTCATGGAGTGAAGAAAATAGACAAGTTCATATATTGAAATCTCCATCTATGGCTGAAGCAAGAGCTACTTATACTATTAca aaaaatggaaTCACAGAtgtttaa